From a single Brassica oleracea var. oleracea cultivar TO1000 chromosome C5, BOL, whole genome shotgun sequence genomic region:
- the LOC106292235 gene encoding uncharacterized protein LOC106292235: MNPEPSQLQCAACEEPEPPFILTVIKDNVFRRLCADCLLKEHRGLFCPVCLDVYVAPPPPDAVNICLLCSSTTHLNCSSSSSDDHFFTCPPCLDPNNFSFFPKSLDNDGSGTVLDLQKAKALVAAAEIAVASAKNAAAQLEEEAVNKSIESKDAKEKAKEALEYLEDVKDKASGKKINPRKRKNSDR; the protein is encoded by the coding sequence ATGAATCCAGAACCGAGTCAACTCCAATGCGCAGCTTGCGAGGAGCCTGAGCCGCCGTTCATCCTCACCGTCATCAAAGACAACGTTTTCCGGAGACTCTGCGCTGATTGCTTGCTCAAGGAGCATCGTGGCCTCTTCTGCCCTGTTTGTCTCGACGTCTACGTCGCCCCCCCTCCTCCAGACGCTGTTAACATCTGCCTCCTTTGCTCTTCCACCACTCACCTCAACTGCTCATCCTCCTCCTCCGACGATCATTTCTTCACTTGCCCGCCATGCTTGGACCCTAATAACTTCTCCTTCTTCCCCAAGTCTCTTGACAACGACGGCTCAGGAACGGTTCTCGACTTACAAAAGGCCAAGGCTCTCGTCGCAGCGGCGGAGATAGCGGTAGCTTCTGCCAAGAACGCGGCGGCTCAGTTAGAGGAAGAAGCTGTTAACAAGAGCATCGAATCTAAAGACGCCAAGGAGAAAGCTAAAGAAGCATTGGAGTATCTTGAGGACGTTAAAGATAAAGCTTCCGGGAAGAAGATTAACCCTAGGAAGAGGAAGAACAGTGACCGCTGA
- the LOC106295716 gene encoding 50S ribosomal protein L3-2, chloroplastic-like yields MAAVSRGLVSRITQFLSIRSITPTSSQTPPHSSFFLIRRFSSDAGLLDGNESDPTRIIEAKPGEMSRSSKRTGIIAVKCGMTALWDKWGARVPVSILWVDDNIVSQVKTVGKEGIFALQIGCGHKKAKHLTMPVLGHFRAQGVPLKRKLREFPVTEDALLPVGTELGVRHFVPGQFVDVTGITRGKGFQGVMKRYKMKGGPASHGCSKAHRKGGSTGQRDDPGKVFKGRKMPGRMGAEQRTVKNVWVYKIDPARNLIWVRGQVPGAEGNFVFIKDAFYKKPDISKLPFPTYLAPEDEDLSELEPLVADLGEVDPFMLAE; encoded by the exons ATGGCCGCCGTATCAAGAGGCCTCGTTTCTCGCATCACTCAGTTTCTATCGATCCGATCTATAACCCCTACATCCTCGCAAACTCCTCCCCACTCTAGCTTCTTCCTCATCCGACGATTCAGCTCCGACGCTGGATTACTCGACGGTAATGAATCCGATCCGACTCGGATCATCGAGGCGAAACCCGGAGAGATGTCCCGGAGCTCGAAAAGGACAGGGATCATCGCCGTAAAGTGCGGGATGACTGCTCTCTGGGACAAATGGGGAGCTAGGGTTCCCGTTTCTATCCTCTGGGTCGATGACAATATCGTCTCTCAGGTCAAGACCGTTGGGAAAGAAGGCATCTTTGCGCTACAG ATTGGATGTGGGCACAAGAAGGCTAAGCATTTGACGATGCCTGTGTTGGGCCATTTCAGAGCTCAAGGTGTGCCGTTGAAGAGGAAGCTGAGAGAGTTTCCTGTGACGGAGGACGCTCTGCTTCCCGTTGGGACTGAACTCGGTGTGCGTCATTTTGTTCCTGGGCAGTTTGTTGATGTCACTGGGATCACTCGTGGGAAAGGTTTTCAG GGAGTCATGAAAAGATATAAGATGAAAGGAGGGCCGGCATCACATGGTTGTTCAAAGGCACATCGAAAAGGTGGTTCCACTGGTCAAAGAGATGATCCGGGAAAG GTGTTCAAGGGAAGAAAGATGCCTGGGAGAATGGGTGCAGAGCAGAGGACAGTAAAGAACGTTTGGGTTTACAAGATTGATCCTGCCAGGAACCTCATCTGGGTTAGAGGACAA GTTCCTGGTGCAGAAGGAAACTTTGTGTTCATAAAAGATGCATTCTACAAGAAACCAGACATCTCAAAGCTTCCATTTCCAACGTACTTAGCCCCAGAAGACGAGGACCTATCAGAGTTAGAACCGTTGGTGGCAGATCTCGGAGAAGTCGACCCATTTATGCTGGCAGAGTGA
- the LOC106294359 gene encoding LOW QUALITY PROTEIN: putative F-box protein At3g17500 (The sequence of the model RefSeq protein was modified relative to this genomic sequence to represent the inferred CDS: inserted 1 base in 1 codon) encodes MTRDALRLLYLPWDLVIEILSRVPTTSLRRLRFTCKRWNALFKDQEFIEKHLDKAPKQCKVLMLSDSKFDSMNVNLNGIHDNVVDPQTLLSLNDFHNPEQFKIYKIFHCAGLLLCTTRHLRLVVWNPCTGQIRWIPYSDRYKHDSQFALGYENNKSCQTYKILRYSFDLDEQVVDHGIYDFESHLWKHLNDVVPKNCSVTSKGVSLKGNIYWIANKNYEEDXLTFNFSTEKFRRLSIPFPRVDDDCVATALSVVREEQLSVLYSSISDTRPKIEIWMMIHDKIDQTKIVSWSKFLSLELDENNPQKGLSTVTSFFIDGEKKTAVLCDLEYRNKRNTDMVFIVGEDNLFMKIPVGESRLQFLRPVIYNYVPSLVQIQQGGVMTRERKRKSRH; translated from the exons ATGACAAGAGATGCATTGAGGTTGCTCTACCTTCCATGGGATTTAGTAATTGAGATACTATCTAGAGTTCCGACCACATCTCTGAGACGATTACGTTTTACTTGCAAGCGATGGAACGCTTTATTCAAAGATCAGGAGTTCATCGAGAAGCACTTGGATAAAGCACCAAAACAGTGTAAGGTTCTCATGTTGAGTGATTCAAAGTTTGATTCAATGAATGTAAATCTCAATGGGATTCACGACAACGTTGTTGATCCACAAACGTTGCTGAGCCTAAACGATTTCCACAATCCGGAACAATTCAAGATATATAAAATATTTCACTGCGCCGGGTTATTGTTATGCACTACCAGGCACTTAAGACTCGTGGTTTGGAACCCTTGTACTGGCCAAATCAGGTGGATTCCATACAGTGATCGTTACAAGCATGACTCCCAGTTTGCTCTTGGATACGAAAATAACAAGTCTTGCCAAACCTATAAAATCTTGAGGTACAGTTTTGACCTAGATGAACAAGTTGTTGACCATGGAATCTATGATTTTGAGTCTCATTTGTGGAAGCATCTTAATGACGTGGTCCCCAAAAACTGCAGCGTAACATCAAAGGGAGTGTCTTTGAAGGGGAATATTTATTGGATTGCCAATAAAAACTATGAAGAAG CTCTTACTTTCAATTTTTCAACAGAGAAGTTTAGGCGTTTGTCTATTCCTTTTCCGCGTGTCGATGATGATTGTGTTGCTACAGCTCTCTCAGTTGTTAGAGAAGAACAACTATCAGTATTATATAGCAGCATTTCCGATACACGTCCAAAGATTGAGATATGGATGATGATACATGATAAGATTGATCAGACCAAAATTGTGTCGTGGAGCAAGTTTTTATCACTGGAACTAGATGAGAATAATCCTCAGAAAGGTCTTTCAACTGTCACAAGTTTCTTTATCGACGGGGAGAAGAAAACGGCCGTGTTATGCGATCTGGAATATAGGAATAAGAGGAATACGGACATGGTATTCATTGTTGGAGAGGACAATCTGTTCATGAAAATACCCGTAGGAGAATCTAGATTGCAATTTTTGCGTCCTGTTATTTACAATTATGTTCCAAGCTTGGTTCAAATCCAACAGGGTGGAGTAATGACACGAGAACGAAAAAGAAAAAGCCGGCATTAG
- the LOC106292234 gene encoding uncharacterized protein At4g04775-like has protein sequence MSNQTKGSSSSAPDGARSRRRRGEKQRGIPQFCRCVEEAVIRTSGTTKNPGRLFYYCPKGSEEDKFHLFTWTDERVVEEVEDLKCEVCELNADISDVRAELSTIKKESERIKLMVELADIPYF, from the exons ATGTCGAACCAAACCAAGGGAAGCTCGTCCTCTGCACCCG ACGGAGCACGTTCTAGGCGCCGAAGAGGTGAGAAACAGAGGGGGATCCCGCAATTCTGTCGTTGTGTTGAAGAAGCAGTGATTAGGACATCAGGGACTACTAAAAACCCCGGTAGGCTCTTCTACTACTGTCCGAAGGGATCAGAGGAG GACAAATTCCATCTTTTCACATGGACTGACGAACGTGTGGTTGAAGAGGTAGAGGACCTAAAGTGTGAAGTTTGTGAGCTGAATGCAGACATCTCCGATGTTAGAGCAGAGCTAAGTACAATAAAGAAAGAGAGCGAGCGTATCAAGCTAATGGTAGAGTTGGCTGATATTCCGTATTTTTAA
- the LOC106292233 gene encoding uncharacterized protein LOC106292233 — protein MSSGADETGETPHLQFPPRMFVVGDEPLGIRVTSYHKPSAITKILNALTEDEIEAIRKTAFGKLVEIADKPSFSGRFGRFLISRQLKIVKKHEAWFLFAGKPVRFSIREFAMVTGLNCRKYPTNSKKRSTKSITEKPYWGELFGLMTEVQHAEKIKDVDQFLVFPWGRASFDMLMSSIKERDEVSLLQNTIALKGFVLSLQLVMIEAVPSLTEVVEDGGSSASDGDESDDEDGKGKKSINTGHVSDIDTVAKAHVVSIITAGVEEFHLNPELGSSDDDEDVLVANLVKCVEDGFAFANSHFIGGATKADVNRMREDGKTGKNRSRKNTKVNLKEPVTDAVDADYVADIVRKSVSAELCKMGEQIKNLSDNVTTSHPLFRTDIQGMFQNFQRDITKFVTPLCTAPHIPPPLPTPHSTQSGMRNPSGSTTPANANNIINEAVRFANQHSLQTKKGITAEKGVVEETNDDDADVNLESEPNADGRSDTDDPAVETNPHLQDSVKADVLPDTNAPAVETNPHLQDSVKADVLPDTNAPAVETNPHLQDSENHPKSKEPTDVGHSRVPLVAENDPISKDSGDTSLAFPRPTFSLGLTQEDPQLSKTSAPDSEDYGDEHMTVDPPPTSNENDAPAPLYRKSKRPRVVPRSLVGDYQCDKRILVHAWEAHVNATRRVPNINYAVKFAELSSNTIKLDGLSLTSKELSAIVYMSTHLPPQVLDVLIHHTRSVFQSHPVSLQSKNSVFLDTKFVSLLAKTFAKFSKASKKEIFRFPAALADYLVQDFPIDEANRFYFPFNFDKKHWVGVCVDSSLGQVSVLDSNTSLRTDGMITSEMRSISQMFPYILRQAGKQISSKDMKTFTIDRPRSIPQNTTSFDSGVTSILIIQAHAVGGLEVCKCITPDVLDIEVERLAVMIYEENIGVI, from the exons ATGTCGTCAGGCGCCGATGAAACCGGTGAAACCCCACATCTTCAATTCCCCCCTCGCATGTTCGTCGTTGGTGATGAACCACTGGGAATTAGGGTTACTTCATATCATAAACCATCTGCCATCACCAAAATTCTAAACGCTCTAACTGAAGATGAAATCGAAGCTATCCGGAAGACCGCTTTTGGGAAACTGGTGGAAATTGCCGATAAACCGTCATTCTCTGGCCGATTTGGGAGGTTTCTTATATCAAGACAGTTGAAGATCGTGAAGAAACACGAAGCCTGGTTTCTTTTTGCCGGTAAACCAGTTAGGTTCTCCATCAGAGAATTCGCGATGGTGACCGGCCTCAACTGCCGGAAGTATCCTACTAATTCAAAGAAGAGGAGCACGAAGAGTATAACAGAGAAGCCGTATTGGGGTGAGCTTTTTGGGTTAATGACTGAAGTTCAA CATGCCGAGAAGATTAAAGATGTTGATCAGTTCCTTGTGTTCCCGTGGGGGCGGGCTTCCTTTGACATGCTTATGAGCAGCATAAAAGAGAGAGATGAAGTATCACTATTACAGAACACCATTGCCCTCAAAGGGTTTGTGCTATCATTACAGCTTGTAATGATTGAAGCTGTTCCTTCACTTACTGAAGTTGTTGAAGATGGGGGTTCTTCTGCCTCCGACGGCGATGAATCTGATGATGAAGATGGAAAGGGAAAGAAAAGTATCAATACTGGGCATGTCAGTGATATTGATACTGTCGCGAAG GCTCACGTTGTTTCTATTATCACTGCGGGAGTTGAAGAATTTCATCTCAACCCCGAACTCGGATCTTCCGATGACGATGAAGATGTGCTTGTAGCCAATTTGGTCAAGTGTGTGGAAGATGGATTTGCGTTTGCTAATTCCCATTTTATCGGTGGGGCTACCAAAGCTGACGTGAACCGAATGCGTGAAGACGGTAAAACAGGAAAAAACCGCTCACGGAAGAACACCAAAGTGAACCTGAAAGAGCCTGTCACGGATGCCGTCGATGCTGATTATGTTGCAGACATTGTAAGAAAGAGTGTCTCAGCAGAACTGTGCAAGATGGGGGAACAAATCAAGAATCTCAGTGACAATGTAACGACCTCGCATCCGCTTTTTCGCACCGACATCCAAGGCATGTTCCAGAATTTTCAGAGGGATATTACGAAGTTTGTCACTCCCCTTTGCACTGCCCCACATATTCCCCCACCACTTCCTACCCCACACTCTACTCAATCTGGAATGAGAAACCCGTCGGGTAGCACCACTCCTGCAAACGCAAATAACATCATCAATGAGGCTGTTCGTTTTGCAAATCAGCACTCACTCCAAACAAAGAAG GGTATAACGGCCGAAAAAGGGGTAGTCGAAGAAACTAATGATGATGATGCGGACGTCAATCTCGAATCCGAACCGAAT GCCGATGGCCGTTCAGACACAGATGATCCTGCTGTGGAGACCAATCCTCATCTACAAGACAGTGTAAAA GCTGATGTCCTTCCGGACACAAACGCTCCTGCTGTGGAGACCAATCCTCATCTACAAGACAGTGTAAAA GCTGATGTCCTTCCGGACACAAACGCTCCTGCTGTGGAGACCAATCCTCATCTACAAGACAGT GAAAATCACCCAAAATCAAAAGAACCTACCGATGTTGGTCATAGTCGAGTCCCACTCGTGGCTGAAAACGATCCCATATCGAAGGACAGTGGAGACACTAGTCTTGCATTTCCTAGGCCAACATTTTCCCTTGGCCTGACGCAGGAAGATCCTCAACTATCCAAAACTAGTGCACCTGACAGCGAGGACTATGGTGATGAACATATGACAGTCGATCCACCACCCACTTCCAATGAGAACGATGCTCCAGCGCCGCTTTACAGGAAAAGCAAGCGTCCACGAGTTGTTCCTAGGTCACTAGTTGGTGATTACCAGTGTGATAAACGTATACTGGTGCATGCGTGGGAAGCGCATGTCAATGCCACTAGAAGGGTCCCCAACATTAACTACGCTGTGAAATTCGCTGAACTTTCATCGAA CACAATAAAACTCGATGGCTTATCTCTCACTAGTAAAGAGCTCTCTGCAATTGTTTACATGTCTACGCACTTACCCCCACAG GTTCTTGACGTCCTCATTCATCATACGCGTTCAGTTTTCCAATCCCATCCAGTCTCGCTCCAATCAAAGAACTCTGTTTTTCTGGACACAAAGTTTGTCTCACTCCTTGCTAAGACATTTGCCAAGTTCTCCAAAGCATCTAAGAAAGAGATTTTTCGATTTCCAGCCGCATTAGCTGACTATTTAGTTCAAGATTTCCCAATTGATGAAGCTAATCGTTTCTACTTCCCTTTCAATTTTGACAAGAAGCATTGGGTTGGTGTTTGCGTTGACTCATCCCTAGGCCAGGTTTCTGTTTTAGACTCCAACACCTCTCTCAGGACAGACGGGATGATCACGTCAGAAATGCGTTCTATTTCACAGATGTTTCCTTACATACTGAGACAAGCTGGGAAACAAATTAGTTCCAAAGACATGAAGACATTCACCATCGACAGACCTCGTTCCATCCCTCAGAACACCACCTCGTTTGACTCGGGTGTTACTTCTATTTTAATAATCCAAGCTCACGCGGTTGGGGGTCTCGAAGTCTGCAAATGCATCACACCTGATGTGCTAGACATTGAGGTGGAGCGCCTCGCAGTTATGATCTATGAAGAAAACATTGGAGTCATCTGA
- the LOC106295717 gene encoding novel plant SNARE 13-like, translated as MACNIPMSPQLEQIHGEIRDHFRALANGFQRLDKIKDSTRQTKQLEELTDKMRDCKRLVKDFDRELKDEEASNPPEVNKQLNDEKQSMIKELNSYVALRKTYMSTLGNKKIELFDMGAGPSAEPTPEDNVQVASAMSNQELVDAGMKRMDETDQAIQRSKQVVEQTLEVGTQTAANLKGQTDQMGRVVNHLDTIQFSIKKASQLVKEIGRQVATDKCIMMFLFLIVCGVIAIIVVKIVNPNNKDIRDIPGLAPPAQSRKLLYLRNPEYMGR; from the exons ATGGCTTGTAATATCCCGATGAGCCCCCAATTGGAGCAGATCCATGGCGAAATCCGTGACCACTTCCGAGCCCTCGC GAATGGTTTCCAGAGGTTGGATAAGATCAAGGATTCAACTCGACAAACCAAGCAACTCGAGGAACTCACTGACAAGATGCGAGACTGCAAAAG GTTGGTCAAGGATTTTGACCGTGAACTCAAGGATGAGGAAGCTAGTAATCCTCCTGAAGTAAATAAGCAATTGAATGATGAGAAACAGTCTATG ATTAAGGAACTCAATTCTTATGTTGCTCTAAGAAAAAC GTATATGAGTACCCTTGGCAACAAGAAGATTGAACTTTTTGATATGGGAGCTGGACCCAGCGCCGAACCTACACCTGAGGACAATGTTCAAGTCGCTTCAG CTATGTCAAACCAGGAGCTTGTTGATGCTGGAATGAAAAGAATGGATGAGACTGATCAGGCCATTCAGCGCTCAAAACAG GTTGTAGAACAAACACTAGAAGTTGGAACTCAAACTGCAGCTAATTTAAAGGGACAG ACGGATCAAATGGGACGCGTTGTGAACCACTTAGACACGATTCAGTTCTCTATCAAGAAAGCATCACAGCTTGTGAAAGAGATAGGGAGACAG GTGGCTACGGATAAATGCATAATGATGTTCCTGTTTCTCATTGTATGCGGTGTGATAGCCATTATCGTAGTGAAG ATCGTCAACCCGAATAACAAGGACATCAGGGACATCCCAGGATTAGCTCCTCCAGCGCAATCGAGGAAGCTACTATACTTGAGGAATCCGGAGTACATGGGAAGATAG